In one Streptomyces marincola genomic region, the following are encoded:
- a CDS encoding purine-nucleoside phosphorylase, translating into MNASDIEDSADAAAARVRELTGVATHDVALVMGSGWVPAADALGEPRHEFRVTELPGFPPPAVEGHAGTLRSHRIGDKHVLVFLGRTHYYEGRGVAAVAHGVRTAVAAGCKTIVLTNGCGGLREGMRPGQPVLISDHINLTAASPIRGANFVDLTDLYSPRLRALCQEIDPTLEEGVYVQFPGPHYETPAEIRMVRAIGGDLVGMSTVLEAIAAREAGAEVLGISLVTNLAAGLTGEPLSHDEVLRAGRESATRMGTLLARLLDRI; encoded by the coding sequence GTGAACGCTTCTGATATCGAGGACTCGGCGGACGCCGCCGCCGCGCGGGTCCGGGAGTTGACCGGCGTGGCCACGCACGATGTCGCCCTGGTCATGGGTTCCGGGTGGGTCCCGGCCGCCGACGCGCTGGGGGAACCGCGGCACGAGTTCCGCGTGACCGAACTGCCCGGTTTCCCCCCGCCGGCGGTCGAGGGCCACGCGGGCACGCTCCGTTCGCACCGGATCGGGGACAAGCACGTCCTGGTCTTCCTCGGGCGCACCCATTACTACGAGGGGCGCGGCGTGGCCGCGGTCGCGCACGGCGTCCGCACGGCCGTGGCCGCCGGCTGCAAGACGATCGTGCTGACCAACGGCTGCGGCGGGCTGCGCGAGGGCATGCGCCCCGGTCAGCCGGTCCTGATCAGCGACCACATCAACCTGACGGCCGCCTCCCCCATCCGGGGTGCCAACTTCGTCGACCTGACGGACCTGTACTCGCCCCGCCTGCGCGCGCTGTGCCAGGAGATCGACCCGACCCTCGAAGAGGGCGTCTACGTGCAGTTCCCCGGGCCGCACTACGAAACGCCGGCGGAGATCCGCATGGTGCGGGCCATCGGCGGCGACCTCGTCGGCATGTCGACGGTGCTCGAAGCCATCGCCGCCCGGGAGGCGGGCGCCGAGGTGCTCGGCATCTCGCTGGTGACCAACCTCGCGGCCGGTCTCACGGGCGAGCCGCTGAGCCACGACGAGGTCCTTCGCGCCGGCCGGGAGTCGGCCACCCGCATGGGTACGCTCCTGGCACGCCTGCTCGACCGCATCTGA
- a CDS encoding aldehyde dehydrogenase family protein produces the protein MKFEYAPAPESRATAPVASSYGLFIDGEFRPSAAGKAFKTISPATEEVLSEVAHAGADDVDAAVAAARRAFPRWSGLPGAERAKYLFRIARLVQERARELAVLESLDNGKPIRESRDVDIPLVAAHFFYYAGWADKLPHAGFGRDPRPLGVAGQVIPWNFPLLMLAWKIAPALATGNTVVLKPAETTPLTALRFAEICRQAALPPGVVNIVTGDGTTGAALVEHPGVDKVAFTGSTAVGRGIARAVAGTRKKLTLELGGKAANIVFDDAPVDQAVEGIVNGIFFNQGHVCCAGSRLLVQESVAEELLAALKRRMATLRVGDPLDKNTDIGAINSAAQLARIRDLADAGTAEGARRWSPPCDLPTEGYWFPPTLFTEVGQSHRIAREEIFGPVLSVLTFRTPEEAVAKANNTPYGLSAGIWTEKGSRMLWLAGQLRAGVVWSNTFNKFDPTSPFGGYQESGYGREGGRHGLGAYLDV, from the coding sequence ATGAAGTTCGAGTACGCTCCCGCTCCCGAGTCCCGCGCCACGGCTCCCGTCGCGTCGTCCTACGGCCTGTTCATCGACGGTGAGTTCCGCCCGTCGGCCGCGGGGAAGGCGTTCAAGACGATCTCGCCCGCCACCGAGGAGGTGCTCTCCGAGGTCGCGCACGCCGGCGCGGACGACGTGGACGCCGCTGTCGCCGCCGCGCGCCGGGCGTTCCCCCGCTGGTCCGGCCTGCCGGGCGCAGAACGCGCGAAGTACCTGTTCCGGATCGCCCGGCTGGTCCAGGAGCGCGCCAGGGAACTGGCCGTTCTCGAATCGCTGGACAACGGCAAGCCCATCCGGGAGTCGCGCGACGTGGACATCCCGCTCGTGGCCGCCCACTTCTTCTACTACGCGGGCTGGGCCGACAAGCTGCCGCACGCCGGCTTCGGCCGGGACCCGCGTCCGCTCGGGGTCGCCGGGCAGGTCATCCCGTGGAACTTCCCGCTGCTGATGCTCGCGTGGAAGATCGCGCCCGCGCTGGCCACAGGGAACACCGTGGTCCTCAAGCCCGCGGAGACCACCCCGCTCACCGCGCTCCGCTTCGCGGAGATCTGCCGTCAGGCCGCGCTGCCGCCCGGCGTGGTGAACATCGTCACGGGCGACGGCACCACGGGCGCCGCGCTGGTGGAGCACCCGGGCGTCGACAAGGTCGCGTTCACCGGGTCGACCGCCGTCGGCCGCGGGATCGCCCGCGCCGTGGCGGGCACGCGCAAGAAGCTGACCCTCGAACTCGGCGGCAAGGCCGCCAACATCGTCTTCGACGACGCGCCCGTCGACCAGGCCGTCGAGGGCATCGTCAACGGCATCTTCTTCAACCAGGGCCACGTGTGCTGCGCGGGCTCGCGACTCCTCGTCCAGGAGTCGGTGGCGGAGGAACTGCTCGCCGCGCTGAAACGGCGCATGGCGACCCTGCGGGTCGGCGACCCGCTGGACAAGAACACCGACATCGGGGCCATCAACTCGGCGGCCCAGCTGGCCCGCATCCGCGACCTCGCCGACGCGGGCACCGCGGAGGGGGCGCGGCGCTGGTCCCCGCCGTGCGACCTGCCCACCGAGGGCTACTGGTTCCCCCCGACCCTGTTCACGGAGGTCGGGCAGTCCCACCGCATCGCCCGCGAGGAGATCTTCGGCCCCGTGCTCTCCGTGCTGACCTTCCGCACGCCGGAGGAAGCGGTGGCCAAGGCCAACAACACGCCCTACGGCCTGTCGGCCGGCATCTGGACGGAGAAGGGGTCGCGCATGCTGTGGCTCGCCGGGCAGCTGCGGGCGGGCGTCGTGTGGTCCAACACGTTCAACAAGTTCGATCCGACCTCGCCGTTCGGCGGCTACCAGGAGTCGGGCTACGGCCGCGAGGGCGGACGGCACGGTCTGGGGGCGTACCTCGATGTCTGA
- the deoC gene encoding deoxyribose-phosphate aldolase, producing MPSTAPALPLADVTVSDAALRRFLHGLPGVDAVGLEARAAALGTRSIKTTAKSYAIDLAISMIDLTTLEGADTPGKVRSLCAKGAAPDPSDRSAPAVAAICVYPDLVREAKAALRGTGIAVASVATAFPAGRAARSVKLADTREAVAAGADEVDMVIDRGAFLAGRYLQVFEEINAVKAACGDAHLKVILENGELAAYDTIRRASWLAMLAGADFIKTSTGKVAVNATPANTLLMLEAVRDFRAATGRQVGVKPAGGIRTTKDAVKYLVLVNETAGDDWLDPAWFRFGASSLLNDLLMQRQKLRTGRYSGPDYVTVD from the coding sequence ATGCCTTCCACAGCACCGGCGCTGCCGCTGGCGGACGTGACCGTGTCCGACGCCGCCCTGCGCCGTTTCCTGCACGGCCTGCCCGGAGTGGACGCGGTGGGGCTTGAGGCCCGCGCCGCCGCCCTGGGGACCCGTTCGATCAAGACCACCGCCAAGTCGTACGCGATCGACCTGGCCATTTCCATGATCGACCTGACCACCCTCGAAGGCGCGGACACGCCGGGGAAGGTGCGGTCGCTGTGCGCGAAGGGCGCCGCCCCCGACCCCTCGGACCGTTCCGCCCCGGCCGTCGCCGCCATCTGCGTCTACCCGGACCTGGTGCGCGAGGCCAAGGCCGCGTTGCGGGGCACGGGCATCGCGGTCGCCTCGGTCGCGACCGCGTTCCCGGCCGGGCGTGCCGCCCGTTCCGTGAAGCTCGCCGACACGCGCGAGGCCGTCGCGGCGGGCGCCGACGAGGTGGACATGGTGATCGACCGGGGCGCGTTCCTCGCCGGCCGCTACCTCCAGGTGTTCGAGGAGATCAACGCCGTCAAGGCGGCCTGCGGCGACGCGCACCTGAAGGTGATCCTGGAGAACGGCGAGCTGGCGGCCTACGACACGATCCGCCGCGCCTCCTGGCTCGCGATGCTCGCGGGCGCCGACTTCATCAAGACATCGACCGGCAAGGTCGCGGTCAACGCCACCCCCGCCAACACCCTGCTGATGCTGGAGGCGGTCCGCGACTTCCGGGCCGCCACAGGGCGCCAGGTCGGGGTCAAGCCGGCCGGCGGCATCCGCACCACCAAGGACGCGGTGAAGTACCTGGTGCTGGTCAACGAGACGGCGGGCGACGACTGGCTCGACCCCGCATGGTTCAGGTTCGGCGCGTCGAGCCTGCTCAACGACCTGCTGATGCAGCGGCAGAAGCTGCGCACCGGTCGCTACTCCGGCCCCGACTACGTAACGGTGGACTGA
- a CDS encoding gamma-glutamylcyclotransferase — protein MSLYAAYAGNLDPRLMARRAPHSPLRGTGWITGWRLTFGGEEMGWEGALATIVENDGAPPGSDVFVALYDIAPMDEDAMDRWEGVGLGIYRRARVQVQTLDGTTPAWVYVLNAYEGGLPSARYLGEIADAAEAAGAPHDYAMELRKRPC, from the coding sequence ATGTCGCTCTACGCCGCTTACGCCGGGAACCTCGACCCGCGGTTGATGGCCCGTCGCGCACCGCACTCACCTCTGCGTGGCACCGGCTGGATCACCGGCTGGCGGCTCACCTTCGGGGGTGAGGAGATGGGCTGGGAGGGGGCGCTGGCCACCATCGTCGAGAACGACGGCGCGCCGCCCGGCTCCGACGTGTTCGTCGCGCTGTACGACATCGCCCCGATGGACGAGGACGCGATGGACCGGTGGGAGGGCGTGGGCCTGGGCATCTACCGGCGCGCCCGCGTCCAGGTGCAGACCCTGGACGGCACGACACCCGCCTGGGTCTACGTGCTGAACGCCTACGAGGGCGGCCTGCCCTCGGCCCGCTACCTCGGCGAGATCGCCGACGCGGCCGAGGCCGCGGGGGCCCCGCACGACTACGCCATGGAGCTGCGCAAGCGCCCCTGCTAG
- a CDS encoding phospho-sugar mutase encodes MANELITRARAWLAEDPDPDTRAELAALLSAAEAGDRDAGADLADRFSGTLQFGTAGLRGEMGAGPLRMNRAVVIRAAAGLAAYLRANATTGAGAHAARDGERLRAPLVVIGYDARHKSAAFARDTAAVVTGAGLRAALLPRPLPTPVLAFAVLHLGAAAGVAVTASHNPPRDNGYKVYLGDGSQIVPPADSAIADAIAAVGPLATVPRPDEGWETLGEEIVEAYLTRTAAALAPGSPRSAAVVHTPLHGVGGAVLEAAFARAGFPRPVAVPEQAEPDPDFPTVAFPNPEEPGAMDLALEKARAAVPQPDLVIANDPDADRCAVGIPDQGARGGWRMLRGDELGALLAHHLVRRGVRGTLAASIVSSSLIARVATAAGLPFRETLTGFKWLSRVPDLGFAYEEALGYCVDPAGVRDKDGITAALCAAELASVLKAEGRTPADLLDELALAHGLHATDQLSVRVADLSLIEEAMRGLRARPPRALAGLAVESAEDLADGGAGLPPTDGLRYRLAGTGEVSAARVVVRPSGTEPKLKAYLEVVLPVADRSALPAARSAAEELLRRMRTDLADAMGLAQPAG; translated from the coding sequence ATGGCGAACGAGCTGATCACGCGAGCCCGTGCCTGGCTCGCCGAGGACCCCGACCCCGACACGCGCGCGGAGCTGGCCGCTCTCCTGTCCGCCGCCGAGGCCGGGGACCGGGACGCGGGAGCGGACCTGGCCGACCGCTTCTCCGGAACGCTCCAGTTCGGCACCGCGGGGCTGCGCGGCGAGATGGGCGCCGGGCCGTTGCGCATGAACCGGGCCGTCGTCATCCGCGCCGCCGCGGGCCTCGCCGCCTATCTGCGCGCGAACGCGACGACGGGCGCCGGCGCGCACGCGGCTCGGGACGGGGAGCGCCTGCGCGCCCCCCTGGTCGTCATCGGCTACGACGCCCGCCACAAGAGCGCGGCGTTCGCCCGTGACACCGCCGCCGTGGTCACCGGCGCCGGTCTGCGCGCCGCGCTGCTGCCGCGCCCGCTGCCGACCCCGGTCCTCGCCTTCGCCGTCCTCCACCTCGGTGCGGCGGCCGGCGTGGCGGTCACGGCGAGCCACAACCCGCCGCGCGACAACGGCTACAAGGTCTACCTCGGCGACGGCAGCCAGATCGTGCCGCCCGCCGACTCGGCCATCGCGGACGCGATCGCCGCCGTCGGCCCCCTGGCCACGGTGCCCCGGCCCGACGAGGGCTGGGAGACGCTGGGCGAGGAGATCGTGGAGGCGTACCTGACCCGGACGGCGGCGGCGCTGGCCCCCGGCTCGCCCCGGTCCGCCGCGGTCGTGCACACGCCCCTGCACGGGGTCGGCGGCGCCGTGCTTGAGGCCGCGTTCGCGCGCGCCGGGTTCCCGCGGCCGGTCGCGGTACCGGAACAGGCCGAGCCCGACCCCGACTTCCCGACCGTCGCCTTCCCCAACCCGGAGGAGCCGGGCGCGATGGACCTGGCCCTGGAGAAGGCCCGCGCCGCCGTGCCGCAACCCGACCTGGTCATCGCGAACGACCCGGATGCCGACCGCTGCGCCGTCGGCATCCCCGACCAAGGGGCGCGCGGCGGGTGGCGCATGCTCCGGGGCGACGAGCTCGGGGCGCTCCTCGCGCACCACTTGGTGCGCCGGGGCGTGCGCGGCACGCTCGCCGCGTCGATCGTGTCGTCCTCACTGATCGCACGGGTCGCGACGGCCGCCGGCCTGCCGTTCCGCGAGACCCTGACCGGCTTCAAGTGGCTCTCCCGCGTGCCGGACCTCGGCTTCGCCTACGAGGAGGCGCTGGGCTACTGCGTCGACCCCGCGGGAGTGCGCGACAAGGACGGCATCACGGCGGCGCTGTGCGCCGCCGAACTCGCCTCCGTGCTCAAGGCCGAGGGACGCACCCCCGCCGACCTGCTCGACGAGCTGGCGCTCGCCCACGGCCTGCACGCCACCGACCAGCTCTCGGTGCGCGTCGCGGACCTGTCACTGATCGAGGAGGCCATGCGCGGGCTGCGGGCCCGGCCGCCGCGCGCGCTGGCCGGGCTGGCGGTCGAGAGCGCCGAGGACCTGGCGGACGGCGGCGCCGGCCTGCCGCCGACCGACGGGCTGCGCTACCGGCTGGCCGGAACGGGCGAGGTGTCGGCGGCCCGCGTCGTCGTGCGCCCCAGCGGCACGGAACCGAAGCTGAAGGCGTACCTGGAGGTGGTGCTGCCCGTGGCCGACCGGTCCGCGCTGCCCGCCGCCAGGTCGGCCGCCGAGGAGCTGCTGCGCCGGATGAGGACCGACCTGGCCGACGCCATGGGCCTGGCGCAGCCCGCCGGCTGA
- a CDS encoding TetR/AcrR family transcriptional regulator: MSQRPRHAPDPARRRETSRRAILTATFELAGEVGYSGLSIEGIAARAGVGKQTIYRWWPSKGAVLLDALMLALQDETPRDGAAPQAAPQDGAAPQDDAALPDTGDLRADLKTVLRATVAELNDPRFDGPLRALAVEMLNDPVLASRYAEHVEEPMRRMKTARLRSAQRAGELPQDADLGLAVELLWGTLRAAWLERHRPLTPAYADLIVDTVLDGLRAGARR; this comes from the coding sequence ATGAGCCAGCGGCCACGGCACGCGCCGGACCCCGCACGCCGCCGCGAGACCTCCCGGCGCGCCATCCTCACGGCCACGTTCGAACTGGCCGGCGAGGTCGGCTACTCCGGGCTCAGCATCGAGGGCATCGCGGCGCGGGCGGGCGTCGGCAAGCAGACGATCTACCGCTGGTGGCCGTCGAAGGGGGCAGTCCTCCTCGACGCCCTCATGCTCGCCCTCCAGGACGAGACGCCGCGGGACGGCGCCGCCCCGCAGGCCGCCCCGCAGGACGGTGCCGCCCCGCAGGACGACGCCGCGCTACCGGACACGGGCGACCTCAGGGCCGACCTGAAGACGGTGCTGCGCGCGACGGTGGCGGAGCTGAACGACCCGCGTTTCGACGGCCCCCTGCGCGCCCTCGCCGTCGAGATGCTGAACGACCCCGTTCTGGCCTCCCGGTACGCCGAACACGTCGAGGAACCCATGCGCCGGATGAAGACCGCGCGGCTGCGCAGCGCGCAGCGCGCCGGCGAGCTGCCGCAGGACGCCGACCTCGGCCTGGCGGTGGAGCTGCTGTGGGGAACGCTGCGCGCGGCGTGGCTCGAACGCCACCGCCCGCTCACCCCCGCGTACGCCGACCTGATCGTGGACACGGTGCTCGACGGCTTGCGCGCCGGCGCTCGCCGGTAG
- a CDS encoding SigE family RNA polymerase sigma factor: MVPSGSGAPEETFHAFVRSRWPALVRTAYLLTGDRHLAEDVAQTALAKAYRSWPRVQRSDNPDAYVRRILVSCHKDRFRKRRVPEHLTDMPPDSVAATDDMARADEREMLAAALAGLPKRQRTVVILRYWEDLSESEVARTLGCSVGTVKSQASKALCKLRAVLGRSPVPAAFGPP, translated from the coding sequence GTGGTTCCCTCGGGCTCCGGGGCGCCCGAGGAGACCTTTCATGCGTTCGTGCGCAGCCGGTGGCCCGCGCTGGTGCGCACCGCGTACCTGCTCACGGGAGACCGGCATCTGGCGGAGGATGTGGCGCAGACCGCGCTCGCCAAGGCGTACCGGTCCTGGCCACGCGTGCAGCGCAGTGACAACCCGGACGCCTACGTGCGCCGCATCCTCGTCAGCTGTCACAAGGACCGGTTTCGTAAACGCCGGGTGCCCGAGCACCTGACGGACATGCCGCCGGACTCGGTGGCCGCCACGGACGACATGGCGCGTGCGGACGAGCGGGAGATGCTGGCGGCAGCTCTGGCCGGGTTGCCGAAGCGGCAGCGGACCGTGGTGATCCTGCGCTACTGGGAGGACCTGTCCGAGTCGGAGGTGGCGCGGACACTGGGATGCTCGGTGGGCACGGTCAAGAGCCAGGCGTCGAAGGCGTTGTGCAAGCTCAGGGCTGTTCTGGGACGCAGCCCTGTGCCGGCGGCCTTCGGGCCGCCATGA
- a CDS encoding TetR/AcrR family transcriptional regulator, with the protein MPERQSSRRDAIRNREAVLAAADALFARRESPEDVTMADVAAAAGVGKGTLFRAFGDRAGLLRALYEARLEPIRQAIESGPPPLGPSTPPRDRVLALLDAALCFKLDNRRLAVALEEGGSSSPYRAEHYERWHSLLRAVLEQIPGLTDSDFTAHALLAATRADLVEHLAGEEHVPRERLRPQLANFVTRVLASGPPQGATTEE; encoded by the coding sequence ATGCCTGAACGCCAGTCGTCCCGCAGGGACGCCATCCGCAACCGGGAGGCCGTGCTCGCGGCTGCCGACGCCCTCTTCGCCCGCCGCGAAAGTCCCGAGGACGTCACCATGGCCGACGTCGCGGCTGCGGCCGGCGTCGGCAAGGGCACCCTCTTCCGGGCCTTCGGCGATCGCGCCGGGCTGCTCCGCGCGCTGTACGAGGCACGGCTCGAACCGATCAGGCAGGCCATCGAGAGCGGCCCACCACCCCTGGGGCCCTCGACCCCACCGCGGGATCGCGTACTCGCCCTGCTCGACGCCGCCCTGTGCTTCAAGCTCGACAACCGGCGCCTGGCAGTGGCCCTGGAGGAAGGCGGGAGCAGCAGCCCGTACCGGGCGGAACACTACGAGCGGTGGCACAGCCTGCTCCGGGCCGTACTGGAGCAGATCCCCGGCCTGACCGACAGCGACTTCACCGCCCACGCCCTGCTCGCCGCCACACGAGCCGACCTCGTCGAGCACCTGGCCGGAGAAGAGCACGTTCCGCGGGAAAGACTGCGGCCGCAACTGGCGAACTTTGTCACCAGAGTCCTGGCCTCCGGCCCACCGCAAGGGGCGACCACCGAGGAGTGA
- a CDS encoding phosphotransferase — protein sequence MTPPASPASSTSPTSPASSAGSGSRLAAGQSAAAVGAAAGAGQPGGGDPLAAQRTERALRCATTAARRLGLRPGEPRVLHDIFNVLVHLHPEPVVVRVPSLTLLPPEEQAAQQRRELAVTGWLADTGAPVVRPSPLVPREPVACEDASLTFWEFVVETDRLSLADIAAADPQRLADRFTEQNGWAAELHRLLAGFPGAADLPVLTPLVPGIGRLLDRLKRDPVLLTTADLDRAEREYAGLEALVAAPAAYFPGVRLQALHGDSPGYNVLRTANGHLFSDFEDTALGPVEWDLTMLDDAALESYENAAGVRLDRALLDVLDGARMLQAVSSLAVTSRMPQLRDMLAPAVEQWRARPPLALPGT from the coding sequence ATGACACCTCCCGCCTCTCCCGCGTCGTCCACCTCTCCCACCTCCCCCGCGTCGTCCGCCGGATCCGGTTCACGGCTCGCCGCGGGCCAGTCGGCCGCGGCCGTCGGAGCCGCGGCGGGCGCAGGACAGCCGGGCGGCGGCGACCCGCTCGCCGCACAGCGCACGGAACGGGCCCTGCGCTGCGCCACCACCGCCGCGCGACGCCTTGGCCTGCGCCCCGGTGAGCCCCGGGTCCTGCACGACATCTTCAACGTGCTCGTGCACCTCCATCCCGAGCCGGTCGTGGTACGAGTGCCGTCCCTGACCCTCCTGCCACCGGAGGAGCAGGCGGCACAGCAGCGCAGGGAACTCGCCGTCACCGGCTGGCTCGCCGACACCGGCGCCCCGGTCGTCCGCCCCAGCCCCCTCGTGCCGCGCGAACCGGTCGCCTGCGAGGACGCGTCCCTGACGTTCTGGGAGTTCGTCGTGGAGACCGACCGGCTGTCCCTCGCCGACATCGCGGCGGCCGATCCGCAGCGGCTGGCCGACCGGTTCACCGAGCAGAACGGCTGGGCCGCGGAACTGCACCGGCTGCTCGCCGGCTTCCCCGGCGCCGCCGACCTGCCCGTACTGACTCCCCTGGTCCCCGGGATCGGCCGGCTGCTCGACCGGCTGAAGCGCGATCCTGTGCTGCTCACGACGGCCGACCTCGACCGGGCCGAGCGGGAGTACGCCGGTCTCGAAGCCCTGGTGGCCGCTCCGGCGGCGTACTTCCCCGGGGTGCGGCTCCAGGCGCTGCACGGCGACTCACCCGGGTACAACGTGCTGCGGACCGCGAACGGCCACCTCTTCAGCGACTTCGAGGACACGGCACTCGGCCCCGTGGAATGGGACCTCACCATGCTCGACGACGCGGCGCTGGAGTCCTACGAGAACGCCGCCGGCGTGCGCCTGGACCGCGCCCTCCTGGACGTGCTCGACGGGGCTCGCATGCTCCAGGCGGTGAGTTCCCTCGCGGTCACGTCCCGCATGCCCCAGCTGCGGGACATGCTGGCCCCGGCCGTGGAGCAGTGGCGCGCCCGGCCGCCCCTCGCCCTCCCGGGCACGTGA
- a CDS encoding nuclear transport factor 2 family protein: MSAPTSPADLYRHSLRLLLDKDIPAWVALWAEDGLMEFPFAPDGWPRRLEGKEAIAAYMRHYPDHIDLHDFPDLRIHQTTDPQTIVVEMRGVGRLVESGAPFDMTYIVVVTVRDGRITSGRDYWNPLAAHGPGADFTGSSR, encoded by the coding sequence ATGTCCGCACCGACCTCGCCGGCGGATCTGTACCGCCACAGCCTGCGACTCCTGCTCGACAAGGACATTCCCGCGTGGGTCGCCCTGTGGGCCGAGGACGGGCTCATGGAGTTCCCCTTCGCCCCCGACGGCTGGCCCCGGCGTCTGGAGGGCAAAGAGGCCATCGCCGCCTACATGCGCCACTACCCCGACCACATCGACCTGCACGACTTCCCCGACCTGCGGATCCACCAGACCACCGATCCACAGACCATCGTGGTCGAGATGCGCGGCGTCGGCCGCCTGGTGGAGAGCGGCGCTCCCTTCGACATGACCTACATCGTCGTCGTGACCGTTCGAGACGGACGCATCACCTCAGGCCGCGACTACTGGAACCCCCTCGCCGCCCATGGGCCCGGCGCCGATTTCACCGGGAGCAGCCGATGA
- a CDS encoding PH domain-containing protein: MSEDQKYADRIYRSGSAIAAGVLLLGLAGWLGGDAILRGEERTPVTAAATLLFVAPLVVAFTLRPAVFASDERVRVRNPFRTITAPWGAVDSVRAGYSTELLAGGAKYQMWAIPVSMRARSKATRHNDQAASGRPSRGGLFGLGGAAAGPSHDPGPKVAPGDAAVAELRQLAERHGEEKTDSGAVSVRWSYEILAPLAVGAVGLVILWLTR, encoded by the coding sequence ATGAGTGAGGACCAGAAGTACGCCGACCGCATCTACCGCTCCGGTTCCGCGATCGCGGCGGGGGTGCTGCTTCTCGGGCTCGCGGGGTGGCTGGGCGGGGACGCCATCCTGCGCGGCGAGGAGCGGACGCCGGTCACGGCGGCGGCGACCCTGCTGTTCGTCGCCCCACTGGTTGTCGCCTTCACTCTGCGTCCGGCCGTGTTCGCGTCGGACGAGCGGGTGCGTGTGCGGAACCCGTTCCGGACCATCACCGCTCCCTGGGGAGCGGTGGATTCCGTCCGCGCCGGCTATTCGACGGAGCTGCTCGCGGGGGGCGCGAAGTATCAGATGTGGGCGATCCCCGTGTCGATGCGCGCCCGTTCCAAGGCCACCCGGCACAACGACCAGGCGGCGTCCGGGCGGCCGAGCCGCGGCGGGCTGTTCGGGCTCGGTGGCGCCGCCGCAGGCCCTTCACATGACCCGGGGCCCAAGGTCGCGCCCGGCGACGCCGCGGTGGCCGAGTTGCGGCAGCTGGCCGAGCGGCATGGTGAGGAGAAGACGGACAGCGGCGCGGTCTCGGTGCGTTGGAGCTACGAGATCCTCGCTCCGCTGGCTGTGGGCGCGGTCGGCCTGGTGATCCTCTGGCTGACCCGCTGA
- a CDS encoding NAD(P)H-binding protein encodes MTTAGTTLVIGATGTTGSRTVAQLTAAGHRVKAASRRATPVAGAEPVPFDWYDPATHAAALDGVDRVYLIPPVGDSDAAVTMLPFLHQARMAGVHRAVLLSSSAIPEGGPVVGTVHQALPDLFEQWAVLRPSWFMQNFTGTHAHARSIRDEGIIRTATGSGRIGFVDAEDIAAVAVRALLDEQAPRTDLVLTGPEALGHDDIAAILTEITGRSVVHRRLSYEQMRDRLTAQMPVEFAAMLAGADRAIAEGAEDRITDTVQRLTGRPPRTFRALLEREVRCSS; translated from the coding sequence ATGACCACCGCCGGCACCACGCTGGTCATCGGCGCCACCGGCACCACCGGAAGCCGCACCGTCGCACAGCTGACGGCCGCGGGGCACCGCGTCAAAGCCGCCAGCCGCCGGGCCACCCCGGTCGCCGGCGCCGAGCCGGTTCCCTTCGACTGGTACGACCCCGCCACCCACGCGGCTGCCCTCGACGGCGTCGACCGCGTCTACCTCATACCGCCCGTGGGCGACTCCGACGCCGCGGTGACCATGCTTCCGTTCCTCCATCAGGCCCGCATGGCCGGCGTGCACCGCGCGGTGCTGCTGAGCTCATCGGCCATCCCCGAGGGTGGCCCGGTGGTGGGAACGGTGCACCAGGCCCTGCCGGACCTGTTCGAACAGTGGGCGGTACTGCGGCCCTCGTGGTTCATGCAGAACTTCACCGGCACGCACGCGCACGCCCGCAGCATCCGCGACGAGGGCATCATCCGGACCGCCACGGGAAGCGGCCGGATCGGCTTCGTCGACGCCGAGGACATCGCGGCCGTCGCCGTCCGCGCTCTGCTCGACGAGCAAGCCCCCCGTACCGATCTCGTCCTCACCGGGCCCGAGGCACTCGGCCACGACGACATCGCGGCGATTCTCACCGAGATCACCGGTCGTTCCGTGGTCCACCGCCGTCTGTCCTACGAGCAGATGCGTGATCGCCTCACCGCACAGATGCCGGTGGAGTTCGCCGCGATGCTGGCCGGCGCGGACCGTGCCATCGCCGAGGGAGCGGAGGACCGCATCACCGACACCGTCCAGCGCCTCACCGGCCGGCCCCCGCGCACGTTCCGGGCCCTCCTTGAGCGGGAGGTGCGATGCAGCAGCTGA